In Citrus sinensis cultivar Valencia sweet orange chromosome 3, DVS_A1.0, whole genome shotgun sequence, the sequence tcttttacaatatCAGCATCTGCATCTTTCATTTATAGTTGatcttctataaaaataacatctctgctgatgacgatcttgtgggcagtggggtcccacatacgatacccctttactcTATCAACATATCCTAAAAAGATACATCTCCTAGATTTTGGATCTAACTTTGCTCTTTCTTGGACATTGTACATTACATacacaggacatccaaatgcatgtaaaTAAGAGTAATCAGCTGACTTTCCAAtccacatctccatcgctGTCTTCAGCCCAATTGTTGTGGATGGCAaccgatttactatataacaggcagttttggctgcttctgtCCAAAATGAATTAGATAGACCAACAGTTCTCAACATAACTCTTATTCGTTCTGTAAGAGTCATGTTCATCCGCTCTaccactccattttgttgaggagtgtatgtCATCGTGAGCTAcctctgaataccttcttgcttacaaaaagaaagaaactcaTCGTCTGTATATTCTCCACCATTATCTGTGCTCAAGCACTTAATCTTTTTTCtagattcaagttccacccgcgctttgtattcttGAAACAGTGGAAACACAtctgacttttttttaattgaatacacccaacatctcctggaataatcatcaatgaaagtcaccatgtactttACACCTCCCATACATATATCTGGTGATTCACAAACATCATaatgaatcaagtctagaatgcatttatttttagcaatagatctactgaACTTTAATCTATGTTGCTTACTTATAACACAATGCTCataaaatggtaaacttactGATTTGAGCCTTGCAAGCAATTttcgctcagagagaatcttAATATCTTGCTCCGACATGTGACTAAGTTTGAggtgccacgtcatcattgattcttctccatttgagGCGACACACGCATCAACCTCCTGTAGTGTTTATCCTTTAAGTATGAATAGATTAGCACCAATCTCttctgccttcatcaatacaagcgcgtctttaacgatcttcataatttcattctccacatgagttttATACCCATAATTATCCATTTCtcccaaagacaatagatttttcttcaggccGTTCACATGTCGTACCTCCCCAATTGTGCaaattgtaccatcaaatattttgattttgatagtaccaataccaaCGATCTCTAAGGCATGATCATCTCtcatatatacagatcctcctgaaataggttcatatgtgtggaaTCATTCTCTGAAAAgtcatgtgccaggtagctcctgagtctatGAGCCAGACATCAGATAGTCATTTGCTACCttttaaaacaattgttgCCTCGCTGTAGAGAATTTCGTCATCATCTAAGGTACTTGTTACACACCCTtaagcatttgatgactcaggttctttaccctattttttcttctagttactccaacactcttttttaacgtgccctttcttgccacaATTGTAACATTTAatattcttcttacttctggattttgatctactATGATTGTGACTCTCACTAGGGCCACGTTCcgttgatctccctctcgtcactgatagcgcctccgcttgctgcgaacttgcttgtctgttttccttatttttccgcctgctctcctcatttaatacggagACTGCAACATCGTCGAAAACTAGACAATCCGCTGGATTATTATTTGTCAGGTTGATGATaagttgatcatacgaatctgttaaactttgaagtagaagctctacacgttcattttcctctatattatgacccaacatTGTGAGTTGTAAAAATAGTCTTCAAGGTGTTGATGTGTCAGTCACCGTTGTAGATTCCGTCATTCGAAAAGTATAAAGTTTCCTCTTCAAGAAtattttgttgtgtagtgacttagcctcgtacaattttgtgagagtatctcATATTTCCTTCGCTGTATTTTTCTCTGTCACACTAGATAATACTCCGTCCGCAAATGCCCAGTGTAAATCAGAAATGGCGTTGCCATCAATctcgttccacttgtcatTAGTTATCTCTATAggcctttctccaattgctgtcaagcaattatttttccttaatacagcttttatctcattttccattacgaaaaattattatcattgaacttctcaatttcatactttactgccattttgttaataaatattgtacaCAAACTAGTGTATCACCTTAAATAGTTGTGAGTATATGTGAATTTGCACACCATgaaagttcccaggaaagaCTGGATGGATCACAACGGTCCCACTTAAAACTCAGACTCTTTAggctcttatcgcctttgtgacagaactttcctaaaCATAAACAAAACCACATAATTgctttactcacaccactattccATACTTTGCACCGCAAAATTCTTAGATCGCTCCCACCGTTTCTCGTGAACAGTACTGTATTTATGAGCAGTGctgtatacgtgaacagtatcGTATACCTGAACAGTttcgtatacgtgaacagtatcGTATACCTGAACAGttccgtatacgtgaacagtaccgtacgTGAACAGTACTCGACTCCAAAtaatacaaccaatagctctaataccactgttaggaaattaaTGGGCAAAGCAGACTCGcggctaaaatgaaattggaagaaaataaaaaacaagcaTAAAAGAAGACACCAAGAAATTACGTACAAGTGACAGGAAAAAAAAGACAGTCTAAAGAATGTGCTCTTTTGACTTTGTAGGAGCATCCGCGCATGTTTGGTGAGCTATCAATTTGGAGGAAACGCATATCATTTAGCTTTAATGCGTAAAGGGAATTTCTACGTTAGGGATGGAAGACGCAGCAAACTTGcaaataaaatctcatttttccGACAAAAGTTTCACAGTGCAATgtcaatttaatctaatttttgtCCTCAAAGAATGGTTAAGCTGATAAGATATCTTATAATGGAGCAAAAGATTTACGGGCGAAATACCTCCACGCCAACATAAAGCTAAACATTGAAGAACATCATATATTGAAAACGGGATTCAAGAAATAACCAAcatattaaaacaattttagaGAGATCAAATTTGGGAAGTAATTGAagagttgaactattcaattTCGGATACATACCAGTTTTATGCgccaaaatattaaatttgcaGGTTTAAATAATGTTGAAATGCAAATTTTCTCTAGTAGAAgataagaactcaaatcagGCAATACGAACATTTGTAAGCCTTTAATTGGATTTTGTGGTCTAATTATAGTCAAAACAAGAGAGCTTTGATATCATATCGTGGGTCACTAAACTAAATCATGGAAATGTTAACTTTTAATCTTCACGTTACTTGTTAAGTAATGTTGTATTATCAATAACTAAGGTCAAGGCTTCTCCTTTAAATTGGCGTGATAAAGATTAGCTCATTTTAACTCGATTGTACCTTTTACCACCctccattttcatttcttattgtTCAACCATCAATGTTCCCATGTCAAATTGATCAAAAGCTAGCCACATTATTGCCTGAGCAGAAACATTTAGGATACAATTATACTAAACTATGTATACATGTGTTTATTATACATCATTATAATCAATATAATCATCTAACCATCAATACAATTAGTCTGATGCATGACAGAATATCTGAATATCGAATATTTGAATTGTTGGACATACTAATACAATCAAATTCTTCTATGCCCGGCATATTTTAACTATATTGCAGGATGGAAGTTCAAGAAGGGTCATGAAGTGACAGGCATGTTGTGttataaaactaaaatgagGGACAGTGTTTAGTGACCAGCGgcatgaattattttaatcaaattcttctATGCCGGcatattttaattactctGCAGGATGAAAGTTCAAGAATGGTCACAAAGTGACATAGGCATGTTCTGTTATAAAACCAAGATGAGGGATGGTGTTCAGTGACTAGTGGCTCAAATCATCAAGCAAAAAGTACTATATCAAAAAGAGACAGTCTCCATTTGAAACGACCAGGAAAAGCAGACTCATTCAGAAAATGTATGGTATAGAAAACACTCTTATAAGAAGCAATACTAATCTGGAAAGGCAAACTCAAAACAGGTAAATTATCTTCACAGGtcattatgaaattaaattttttttgcccAATGTTGTAAAGTCACAATAATGGCCAAGTGAAACTGTGAATCTTACCAGCAAATCCATAAATGCTAGCCAAAGACTTTTCATTCCCTGCTCATTCACTTGTTTGCAAGCCCCTTCAAAATCAGAGATCCGTAGGCCATATTAACAATAAGAGAGGTTGGCAAACACAAAAATGAGGTAAACTTTTTGACCGTCCTGTGTGCCAGAAGTATGGAAGCAAAAAACCGAGTAATTTCTGCATTTAATATGATGTGGTTAGGATTGGTTAATGCAAAATAGTACCAAAAAAGGTGACAAGTTGATAGAGATTTATTGTTGGAAACCACTATCAAGTCCAGTTTCTCATAATGGAACATGAGGCATTAAAATTTGATGCATGCAAATAGCAACAGTTGATGCAAACAAGTCTGATTAAGACAAGGAGAAATGATTGAGGAACCAAAGCCTGACAAAAGGCTGACAAAAACACATTCAAAACAACAATTGGGAgtgttttaaagaaaaaaattaaactcaacCAAATCGACATCATTTTGAGTGTATTTTTGACAGCCTTTTGTCAGGCTTTAGTTCAAATATCAGTGCTCTAAGACAAAAGCAGAAGACAGAAGTTCAAAGCATCTTCTCAAAATGATTGCTCATTACAGAATGATCAATATGGCACATGCAGCATGAGGagttaattgtgaaattatttCTTGAAATTAAACCACTGTTTTCACTTCTTATTGATATGGCTAGTAAAGCCACTTTTCAATTGCTTGGGTTTCCATAGATCTTATGGAATTCTTTCAAGGTCTTTTTTCCTGAaatgaaatttggaaaagcTTTAAAGGAGTCAAAAAATCTCTTAGGGGTAACacacataaaaaaatcaatattttatggCAATTTTAATGAGAATAATAGAGAAAGATAGTAATATCCACACAAAACACACAATGATATACATGATTTAGCTTTTAGCCTCCGTCCATGCTTAGagacaacaataatttttcaagaacAAAAATGGAGTCCAATTGCAATATTCTCTCCCAAAGAGTGTACACTTTTTCAACTCTTGccttttcattttccacaCCTTGGCTTATGAGTCTTTGGGTCAACTAAATGTCTCTACAATTTGAATAGAATGACTGGTATGTGGAGGTTTACGGATGCAAGAATTAGACTCCGATATTTGTTAGTgaaattttaactcttttgTCTACACTTATGGGCACAAGCTAAAAGCTGGATCAAGTGTCATTGCAAGTTTCTGTTTAATTGTCAATATTTTTCCCTATTAcctttattaatatttgccATAAAAACTGTGTCCCCCACAATAAGTGGtatcaatattatttgataCCAATTGCCAACCTAGCAAGAACTTTTATGCGTCTTTGCcaacttttcaaattttatcattgaCAAGGAGACTGATGCGAATACCGTCACATAATCGAGTTCTCTTggtttgttattgttgttataGGTATATCAAACCAAAGATTGGCTAGCTAGCTTTCATGATTCAAGGTTATAAGCAACAGTGTTGACAACCCCTTTAAAACAACTTCAGCAGTGATGCAGAAGCACAGTTGACACTCATGCAGATGTAGAAAGAATATAAGTGGTCAAGGACTCACCATGCAATATTGTCCCAATGAAGGAAACCACCATGGCCTCTTGCATTCGTAAACTTGTAAACTGCCCCTGACACTAAGACAAATTATTAAAGCATTGTCAAATTGCAACGGTaccataatattatattaaactaaattataattttatgaataatgCCAAGATACAGGAGATTTGCTAAGATACCTTCATAACCATCAAGAACTGGATCTTCAGACAGAAGAAGAGGTGTATCTAGGTCAATGAATCTGCAAAGACAATATACTAGTTAAAATtcataagaaaaaattgaatataataCCCAACAAATATATTAGTTCGTACACAAATGTCCAAGTTTTTgaaaacatttcttttcaacAAGCAAGAATCAAGATACTTACTTGAAACACCCAAGGCCAGCAGTGAGATGACCAGCAAAGCCCATGGCTAGTCTGGTCTCAACCATACCACCAATCATCAAGTTTAATCCTGAAGCCCTTACAACTTCTATAATTTCAAGGGCCCCAAGGACTCCAACTTTTGCAAGCTTAATGTTAATAACATCCGCAAGATTTccttttacaattttcttgACATCATCCAAACTCCGACAGCTCTCATCAGCTGCAACAGATACCCCAAATTTGTCTTTGGCAATATGACTAACATGGCCAAGGCCTTCCCAATCATCTCTATGAACTGGTTGCTCAAAGAGAACTGGAGTGACCCCCATTTctagaagaaagaaaacagtaaaaaggtaAGCTTCAATGATCATAGGAGTCTTAATACTTACCAATTGCTGAGATATAATAAGGTACCAATTTGGTTACGAAAAAGTAAAAGGACTGCAGGGTCAGATCATGCCCAAGCAAGAGTTCTTTGATTTTATGCcagttttctatttatagcaggcatgaaaaaaaaagcaactgAGCACTTTATGTAGACACTTTaccatataatttttcaagaacTTCAACAGCTTCCTGTGGTTTGTAACCCTCATTGGCATCCAAGATGAATGAAGAATCAGGGTGGACAGCACGTATTGCTCGTAGGACTTCTATGTCTTCCTTCAGATTCTTTCCCACCTTAAGCTTCAGGGTAGTGAATCCTTGTTTGCGATATTTTGAAGCCAGTTCAGCTGCTTCAGCAGGGGAAACAATTGGAATCTACAAATATAACGGAAATAGATGAGGCTAACTTTTGCTTgcaaaaaagtaataatttgcCTTATTGTACCGCaatataaaacttttcaatCTTACTGAAATCACCAGCACCACCACGTGGTTCGTACTTTTTTCAAGATAAacataaaagacaaaagaagaaatagaaaagaaaaattatcagaGTGAAGTGTTTGTCCGTAGCTAGAATCACTGGAGCAGGAATTTAACTGTTATATCAGTGGTTATAGTATTTGAAACTCCACCAAAGAGTCTCCACAAAGGCATGCTGACACTTTTCGCAACTGCATCAATCAGTGCCATCTCGACTGCTGCCCTAACCTTCAATTGCTAGAACAATTTAATGAGTaaagccaaaagaaaaataaaaaacacttcTGCATTTTAAGATACAAGCATCAAACTaaataaagagtaaaataaacttttagtAGACCTATGACAAGATGTGCAGAGACATGAAACATGTCATTTCCCTTAAACTGATAATCTGGATTGTATCTGCATAATGAAattattgtcaaaaaataaggcacataaatttttaacagTAATAAATACAACTACTGAGTCATGGAGGACAGTAATCATTCAAATACATGTTCGGTTTTGCACTGACTTTCAAGTGAATTGCAAGCAAAATGCTAACAATTTTTTAGGAGAATCATATGGAATATCCATAAGACTCAAGGCATGAGAGTAACTCATGAATGTAGACCCAGTATCTGAAGCCCCAGTCTCATTCTGGTCACTTACAATCAATTCAAAGTAGAAACTAATTTAATGCAGCAGGTATGAGCAACCACGATTGGAAACAGTTATAggaagatgaaaaagaaacagagagaataattttcaaatgatgTCCTTTCTCTCACTTTGATTTCCAGAAAACTTGACTCGAGCAAACCAAATACTGGTAGAAATAAGGCTCGCTAAAACCTTCAATTTCTACATGTACTAAATAGTTTGCTGTCATTTTCTGCATTCTCCCAACAAGCAGGCATATTTAGAAAGAACTCATATTTGTGAGCAAATCTATTAGcaaccaaattatttttacgaAATATAGCAAACGACCCAATTGTAAGAACACAATTTCTAGACCCGATCAGATGATATTGGATGTCTTGGCTGAAGGCCAGAGGCCAAAGCCAGGCGGTAAGTTTACTCTTAAATAACGAAGGATTAAGGTCAATATTTATTTGGGCTGCAAATTGATGATTAAACATGTGAATACCAATAACTACTTGCAATTAAATTGTCTGCCTAATTTCATACATAGGTGAAGGTCACACCACtccttaataataaaacaaggCAAAAGAGTAACCAATGGTACTCAATTCCAATCAAAAGCTTACAATAAAAACTCATCATTTGAGTAAACAATACACTCCCAACTAAACAACTTCACATAAAAATCcatcaaaaaaatcaaaaaaaaaattccagaaGGATCTTGAAATCCCAAGAAAAAGAACTTACAGAAGCAAACTGATGACCAGGGAGAAGGCCAGCAACCACACCAAAAACAGAACCCAAAGCCATGGCAGGGCTCTCTTTCAAAACCTCACAAGCCTCACTGGCTTTGACCATCGCAGTCTGCTGATCCTCAGCAGTCACGTGAGGCAAAACAGGGGCCTCGCCCCACCCAACACACCCATTACTAAGCTCGATTCTGATAGCCACATTCTCCACTTGATCAAGCCTCGAAGTAGCAATCGTAAAAGGCGCAATCAGCGGCACGTTCAAGGGCCTGTTCTCTGCTCTCTGGACATCCACTGTGAACGTTTGCGTCAAGTTCTTGAAGCTGAAGCTGGTCGGCGCAGCAGCAGCCGGTGGTGATGACGCCATCTGGCAAATGGGTTTTTGGGGTTTGATGTTATTGAAAGGGAGATAGAATCCAACTGAAAGCATTGGCGGTCGGGTTTGATTGGATTCTCGGTGAAACAAGCAGTTGTTGTTAAAGTTGAAGAGAATCTTGTTGCTATCGTTAATGTCGCGGTTGCAAGTGTTTTCATTCCAAAAGTCTTTGACTCGATCGAACTGCTGtccattttttatattgtttatgTTTCGTTTTGGACGTTTCTAACAATGCTCATCGGACTGTTTTGTTTCTTCCTCTGTTGGGTGAGTATGTGACCAGTCAGAGTTCTGAGCAAAAGCACTCTGAAGTcggaaattattttattttatatttctcttattttacTGACgtgtaatttataaatttattaatattatcaaaaacatatttttcatttattacaggaatattttcaaaaccaCCACTTAAGTTAATCATTACTTCTCCCCCACCTAATGCTTCCTTTCTTATCAATTTAACACTAAAGTGTTAActccatttgaaaaatattgatgTCATTAgggtatttaattaataaaatatttctgaCAATCACTAAGGAGACTCGAACCCTCTAATTTATGTCGATTAACCCAACCAAGATATTGTTAGCcactattattaaattaaatattgtaaaagatatgtatttatgaaattgatataaatttgtgtaataattttttccccTAGCACACAAATGTAAGAATGGCGtgtaaattatttacaataaattaaatatatgtaaactactaagaaagaaaatgtggTACTATTCATACTACAATATTACTAGTACACCAGATAACAGCATTGTTTATACAATAATACTATTGTTTCCATCATACTGGTATTTTCACCGCTGGTGGCAACCATTTCATAGATGATACCAAAATGAGATTATTGTGATCTGATCTTGGGCAATGACAACACAGTCATCGTGAGCATGTAAAAGTTTCCAACCGCCAGcaaattgactttttttttttttatagaaagatTTACTTTCATTAACAAAGCTTTGAAAATAAGCACATGATTTGAGGAGGGAACGATCCCTTCCAAACACAAGATTTGTCATTGCCTAGGGCTATCTTAGCTAGTGCATGAGCAATTGCATTACAGTCTCTAGAGATATGCTGAATTTTTGCCATGCTGTTAAGTGAGTTCatctttttttgaatttcagcTATATTCCAGAATATTTTCGTTCTGCTGCTCTGCTTATGGAAgacaaaatcaaagatttcttTGCAATCCATCTCGACAATTAGAGGTAGCAAATCAGCTTCCATTGCAGTCTGGATCCCAAAGTTCACTGCTGCTGCTTCAGCTTGAGCTACATTCCCGTAGAAGGGTGTTCGGTTTACAGCTGCAGCTATCACTTCTCCCTTGCTATCTCTTATCACCACTCCCAGACCTGCTTcccttttctcttcatttatGGCCGCATCGACATTTGCTTTAAATAATCCATGAGGAGGAGGTAACCATCTTGAGCTCTTTTCTGGTGTGTTGCTTGCTGCTGCTAAAATCTTCCCCATTTTTACTCTTGCATAAGCCTTAACTGTGGCATCAGCTTTAGCTACTGTGATATAAGGATCTTGCTCTGCATTTTCAAAGATAGACTCGTTTCTTGCATACCAGGCTGCCCAGCACAATGCAATTATCCTCTGTAACTCCtctttgcttcttcttttttctatttccTTCATCATAGATAACAAATCCTTATTTATGAGCACATTCATTTCTGCATAAAAGGGAGTTAGCTTCCACATCTGCCTTGCTGATTTGCATTCCAATATTGCATGGACGGTACTCTCAGCCTTCATTTTACACCTCGAACATATTGGATCCTGCAACACTCTCCTCTTCCATAGGTTTTCTGCTGTTGGGAGCAGATTTTTTATAGCCCTccacatgaaaatttttattttctctggTAGCTCCATTGCCCATATCACTGTTAGCATACGTGCAtttataatgttgattttgatgataacaaacaagattaagaatgattaagtttttaaaagctcaaattattttaaataaatcattattttcataatataaaggttttatacttaatgggaaaatgattttatgaaattggttgttttcaattaatggtctaaattgaaaaagttttgaaactcTGGATATGgacttatttgtaaagttttatgacaatttgggccatagtataattatagaaagttttggggtaaaactataattttagaaaataatttcactgtagcgatcactgtagcaaacggataaccgtttactgaaaacggctaaccgataattttcaaaaagcatGTTCTGCATagtattgttaaaatgatgattctaGAAcataacggtgaaccgtttactgaaaacagttaaccgattattttcagattgctaaccttgaaccgtttagtaagaacggttaagccaaatttgttttgcaggtctctggaatttaacggcgaaagggtaatTCTAAATggtaaaccgtttatttgaaaattggcccaacggtaactttgaccggcctaaacggttaaccgttaatggttaacgaCGAACCGTTTTCGAGTAGACagtctataacggctagtttttcagctccaactataaataagctcaatccaattcaaacaagaagaattccaacgatcatcattgagcaaaatattgagaatacaactttcattgagctttaaatccttgtattcatctcattcattcacacattgagctttcatttgtgatcaaacacattgtgtgagagaaattcatttgtaatcctttttgtaaaatcaagttaaaagattgtaagtgttgggatacacttgggttaagagattggggataatctcttgttgtgaagatccattgacaccttggaagtcaattgtaagcatttgaagccttggaggattgcttagtgaaatcctcaagcccggtgagcttggaggcgtggacgtaggcgggaattgccgaaccacgtaaaaatcattgtgtttgttttctcttcccttaatatttttattgtgcttgattgatttatttgttattactTTAAATCCGTCTTAGATTTGCAttgagttttgttttaaaattgaataatttttaatatcctaattcaccccccctcttggattgtatacttgtatttcaatcaCATTCTATTgcccactattatttttagagCAAGATGATTCTTCAGGGTGCTTGATCTTCCTAGCTATCCGATATCTGCTCTTAACCGAATACTGgtcttttttatcataatgCCACAAGATTTGGTCTGGTTGGGGGCTGTTTGGGAGCTGGATTTGCAGAATTTTCTCAACATCTTCCTTGCTGAAATGCTGATGTATGAGTGTTTCTTTCCACTGTTGATTGGCATCTATCAAGTCTACTACAGTGGCATCCACACTTAGAGTTGCCGGAGCGATaggtttaaaattttgtggtcTTGGTATCCATTGGCTCTTGTATACCTTAACCGAATCCCCTGATCTAATTCTCCATCTCATTCATTTTTGGATGATTTGTCTTCCCCAAAGTATGCTCCTCCAAATGAAAGATGGCTTTGATCCCAACTTGGCTTGTAAGAATTCACTGCTCTTGAAGTATCTTGCCTGCAGAATTTTCGTCAGCAAAGATCTAGGGTTTTGGATTATTCTCCAGCTTTGCTTTGCTATCAGGGCTTGATTAAAACATGCAAAGTCTCTAAATCCGAGCCCTCCCCTACCCTTTGTGTGACAAAGACTCTCCCACTTTGTCCAGTGGATGCTTTTCCGATCCTTTTTTACTCCCCACCAAAAACCAGCAACTGCTCGTTGCATATCATCACATAAAGTCGTAGGAAGTCTAAACACATTCATTGCATAGGCTGAAACAGCCTGGGCCACTGCTTTTATTAGAACCTCCCTACCTCcgcttaagaaaaatttactttGCCATCCCGAGATTTTGCTTAAGATTCTCAACTTTATTTCCTTGAAAAAGCTGACTTTCTTTCTTCCAACCATGGAGGGCAACCCCAAATACTTTTCATGCTTTGAAACCACCTTTAGCTGGAAGAtgtcttttatttcatttatttgccCAGCTGAAACGTTTCCACTAAACAACATGGATGACTTTTCGAAGTTGAAGATCTGGCCAGAAGCAGTAGCATAGCAATCAAAAATCTACTTCAGCTTTTTGCAATCTTCCACTGCAGCTCTACTAAAGATCAGACTGTCGTCTGCAAACAACAAATGATTGATGAAAAGCTCTTTGTTGAACTTCAACCCCTGGCTTCTTTTTATCCGCTTGAATCAGCATACTGGAAAAGCCTTCTGCACAAGCTGTGTAGGCCAGTCAATGCTCTACACGATGGTGATGACTAAGCATCACAATTTAAGTTGACGTGTCGAGTTATATATGTCCCACTCGTACAAAATTTAAGTTTGACATTGACttacatgttttttttaaaaatttaataacttaattaatttaattttaatttattaaattatgaagaaggtatttagttattttttacttaatgatttaattaacttatttttcaaTCAGTGAAATcattcaatatgtttttttttaacttaacataaattttcaatcactAACTCATAAAGTTattaagtcattttttttaattttttgcttaatctaaaaagtctaaataatattattaaaagatattatccaaaatatacctatttaattaattatttttcatcattacctattttaaatttaataattagtattACTACCCATCTttataacttgtgataatataatggtaaactattattattttattttttattttcttcaaattagcattatttaactttataattttctatgtATATTTTCACAT encodes:
- the LOC102607058 gene encoding L-Ala-D/L-amino acid epimerase isoform X2; its protein translation is MLSVGFYLPFNNIKPQKPICQMASSPPAAAAPTSFSFKNLTQTFTVDVQRAENRPLNVPLIAPFTIATSRLDQVENVAIRIELSNGCVGWGEAPVLPHVTAEDQQTAMVKASEACEVLKESPAMALGSVFGVVAGLLPGHQFASVRAAVEMALIDAVAKSVSMPLWRLFGGVSNTITTDITIPIVSPAEAAELASKYRKQGFTTLKLKVGKNLKEDIEVLRAIRAVHPDSSFILDANEGYKPQEAVEVLEKLYEMGVTPVLFEQPVHRDDWEGLGHVSHIAKDKFGVSVAADESCRSLDDVKKIVKGNLADVINIKLAKVGVLGALEIIEVVRASGLNLMIGGMVETRLAMGFAGHLTAGLGCFKFIDLDTPLLLSEDPVLDGYEVSGAVYKFTNARGHGGFLHWDNIAWGLQTSE
- the LOC102607058 gene encoding L-Ala-D/L-amino acid epimerase isoform X3 — its product is MLSVGFYLPFNNIKPQKPICQMASSPPAAAAPTSFSFKNLTQTFTVDVQRAENRPLNVPLIAPFTIATSRLDQVENVAIRIELSNGCVGWGEAPVLPHVTAEDQQTAMVKASEACEVLKESPAMALGSVFGVVAGLLPGHQFASQLKVRAAVEMALIDAVAKSVSMPLWRLFGGVSNTITTDITIPIVSPAEAAELASKYRKQGFTTLKLKVGKNLKEDIEVLRAIRAVHPDSSFILDANEGYKPQEAVEVLEKLYEMGVTPVLFEQPVHRDDWEGLGHVSHIAKDKFGVSVAADESCRSLDDVKKIVKGNLADVINIKLAKVGVLGALEIIEVVRASGLNLMIGGMVETRLAMGFAGHLTAGLGCFKFIDLDTPLLLSEDPVLDGYEVSGAVYKFTNARGHGGFLHWDNIA
- the LOC102607058 gene encoding L-Ala-D/L-amino acid epimerase isoform X1 — encoded protein: MLSVGFYLPFNNIKPQKPICQMASSPPAAAAPTSFSFKNLTQTFTVDVQRAENRPLNVPLIAPFTIATSRLDQVENVAIRIELSNGCVGWGEAPVLPHVTAEDQQTAMVKASEACEVLKESPAMALGSVFGVVAGLLPGHQFASQLKVRAAVEMALIDAVAKSVSMPLWRLFGGVSNTITTDITIPIVSPAEAAELASKYRKQGFTTLKLKVGKNLKEDIEVLRAIRAVHPDSSFILDANEGYKPQEAVEVLEKLYEMGVTPVLFEQPVHRDDWEGLGHVSHIAKDKFGVSVAADESCRSLDDVKKIVKGNLADVINIKLAKVGVLGALEIIEVVRASGLNLMIGGMVETRLAMGFAGHLTAGLGCFKFIDLDTPLLLSEDPVLDGYEVSGAVYKFTNARGHGGFLHWDNIAWGLQTSE